The genomic stretch CTTGCCATGTTATATTGTTACTCAGTTTTACACCTCAATAGTCAAAAAGAGGCTTTGAGTCtcaaaataatcatatttatcatGTTGGATCATTAAAGTTACTGTTTCCTGGGTTGAGATGTGTACTGAACTATGCAATTTCAAATAAATCTCATCGAAAGTCTGACTTTCTGTTTGGTTACTCAAAGCAACGTAGGAATAAATGGAAAGAAAGATCGACACGCGTTTGGAAAAATTAATTTATATTCctttatattcttttttttttttctccatagcAGTCACAATGTTACAATGTAATAAAAtggtaaatatataaaatcaaacTCAATACTGACACATACATTTCTGTATCATGTTCCAAACCAAATGGACTGTACATGTTTTCCATTTATATCCGTTTTTTATATCAGTTAAAATCTGTCATCATTTCTATGTAGTTACTGTATCGGTATCACTGTAAATCTTTGTTTCTTCACAGATAAATAGACTTTATTTTTCAGGAGGTATTGTAACAAAAATAACGTATTTCCTAACGCTGGCCGCCTGGagccactgaaaatatcattCAACTCTTCCCCAGAATCCTTGTacttgaaaacacaaaccagagaCATCAGAGCTTCTGGTTTCTGTCGCTTTACGGTTGGTCGGAAACATTCGGTGTGAATTTGAGAATGCCTCCAAAGAGCGGAAGATTCCCtgaatggtgttttttttgttgtatttatgttaaTGAGCTGACGCAGGAGCGGTTTGAACACGGTTGATGACGACAGCCATCGTTTCTGTGGTGAAGTCGGGAGGTGTGAGCCAGACGGCCGCTGACGAAAAGCCAATGGAATTTAATTTGCGGGAGCTCGCAACCTTGAAAATAATCGTTTGGGAAACATTCAATTTCTTGCCGAGAGTTCGATTTGGAAAAATTGTACATCGCTTGTACGCTTAAATATAAAGATTAACGGAAGCGGCAAAGGGAATAAGgtgaatatttgtacaaatTTCACCAATTAGATTTAACATGTCAATTTGAGAGTTTTAAAGATGCTTTTACGcaatcattttaaaagtttgttgTTTAATTAAACAATTTTTTGAAGGGATAGTTTCTCTTCAGATGGCCGTCTGGCAGATCACCTCCAAAAACGTCATCCTGCCTAAACATGTAATATCGGTGTGCTTATACTCAAGACAACACGATGGCACAGACTCCTACGAAAACACAGTTTCCAGTCAAGCCGTATTTTTCTCCTCTCGTCGTACATTCTGGGTTATTTAGAAAGAACATTTACTATCGGTACATTTGAACGAGCCATCTACGCGAACTCATGGAACATAGGAGGATTACCAGAAGAAGGTATTTACAATCAAAAGGCCAACCACAGAAAATCAAAGCTACTTTTGCACATCGAATTCTCTAGagctactttttttttctttttttctcaagcTGAAGAACATAGTGACAAAGTAAAAGCTCATGGTACATCTTACAGGTACGTCCACGTTCAGGTTCGATTCGACCCGGCTCTGTGCTTTTAGTGACCAGATCTGAGTCGAACCACGGAAAATCGCCTTCAGTCACagaatttgtgtatttgtgccaAACCAAACGTCAGGATTTCAATTGCAGTTGAACTCAGATCTGGTTGAAACTGGTCTGAGGTCAGAAACAGCGTCTGGGCCTCGAGTTCTACGAAACCAAGATGAGTGACGATGCTCCTCTCGCAGCTCTGGACCAAGCAAGTCAAACTTTGGCTAAAGAAAACGCATATGAAGCATCACTAatacagacacgcacacacgcacacacaagtcacacatgctcacacacacatcctaaCTACAGGCCTCATATGCTTTGCAGACCCTGATAATGGAACTTTTGTGTGGATTCTTTCAATCAGATGCACATTTCTCAGTCGGGAGGTTGCATCCATCATGAATCTTGACCTCTGGACTCCAAGGTCAAGAAGCATTACACAGTTTTCTGACTAATTTTATCCCATCAACAAACTTgattgagagaaaaataataaattaaaagcataaaaatgaacataaacacagaaaaacctACAAAGAATTCAAACAAATGGTTACATCGTTGCACATTTAACACTTGAACCACCTCCAAAGGCTAAAAGTCATGATAAAAACAAGAGTACAGTGATGTGGTATCTATTTGTAAAGGTTTTCCAAAGCCCAGAACCTTTCTTGCCTGCAACCTTGCATAGCTGCGGATGTGTAGCCGTACAATAACTGACTGGATCTTCATTTCCTCCAGAGTGGGCCGGGTTAAGGCTgcggttgtttgtttgtttttggattAAAGAGAAGAAACTCATCATTTGCAGCGTGCAGACTCGACTGCAGAGTCTGGATTCATGGATTGGATGGAACCTGAATCAAAAATGGGGATGACACCTGCAGTTTCTGAGGCTACAACCGAGTCTGAACGCCACACGTGATTGGTTCCATACAAAGAAGGAactgtatattgtttttttggttGTGTCAAACCTGATTTGGCTGTGTTAAACCtgatctctgattggctggagctCGAGGTGCAAAGGGGGCGGGTGAGGGGTCAGCGCCGGGGGATCCGGTGGGACAGCTGCTCTCGGAGCTCAGCATTAATCTCCCTCTAACAACCCAGAAGCACATACGAAGCTGTGACTCTTCAAACCTCTGTAGTAACCTTTTATTTTCCTATAGGAGCACGTTGGCCCTCAAATCTAGAACATTCATGCAAGAAATTCACGATTACGAACTGAAAATGCCCGACTGTGTTCTCTAAATGGCACGTGTTCGGCTTTTAGGACAACGAGCTAACATGATACGCTGTTTTCCTCTTGACGGCTGTGCTCCAACACCCTGAACCCACGCTGAACGTACAGCGCATGTCCAGTTTGGAGTGTGTACCTAAAGCAATCACCACCTTCCCGATGTTTTTGCACGTAACCATCAAAGGAAATAACCCACCTCCACTTTGTGTCGAGCGGTTAAGGCATTGTTGCTTTTTCCCACAGGGACGGAAGGTGTTGCTGCTTTTTTACGTACACTCTCCACACGAGGAGTCGGATTGATTGAATTACACCATTCGATCAATCTTAATGTGAAACACTCTTCACACACTTTTCTAAACATATTTGGCTAAATTCTTCTGACCACTGTAACCACAACTATACAAAAACCACCCAGCTTGACTCAATAGCACCATATGAATATTGTTCCCAAATTATAAAGGGGTGAGGGACTATTGGAcatcagtgtgtcagtgtgtgtgtcagaggtgagGTAGGGACATCTCCCATGTTGTTACACTACttctaattgtgtgtgtgtactaagCATATCTCGCTGCTGCGGAAgaaaaccctgtgtgtgtgtttatgtgtgtgtgtgtgtgtgtgtgtgtgtttgtgtgtgtgtgagcatgtacACTAAGCACATCTCCCTGCGTCGGAGACTTGCATAGCTTCTGCAGGACAGGAAGAGCAGTTGTCCGTTTGGACGGAGCCTTTGGCACAGCCTTGGCCGATAACTGAAGGCAGTACTCAATTCAAAGAGACAATCTGCCCTTATTGCACCATaagtacatgtgtgttttttttatatttgcaccATATGAAGTGGGATTAGCAGCCAATCGACTCTTGAGCTCGAGCGCGTTGCACCATATGAACACTGCTGCGTCTGTCGCGCGTTCGCACTAAAGCTACTTGCCAGTCTGCAGCtatctatttgtttttaaatcaactaGCACCGCGGAAAAAAGTAATGCAAGCTCGCTCCTTGTTCATGTTTGCGCTTAAAGGGATACTTCAACATGTTTGTGCCAGGCTCCTTGACTCTGTTTGATATCAGCTGGTTCCCACTGACcacactttctgttttctgtgtccGCTGATAGTCGAGTACTTGTCAGAGTTGGAAAATGCTATTTTTTCTTAGGCTACTCTAATTTGAACCACCGGAAGTCCATTTTGAAGGTGACatctaaaaaaatgtgtattgtaTCATTCAGATTACTCAAAATCACCAAATCCTCGGACATTAGAAGCTAAAAAAGGAGGGATTCCAATCAGGTAATTTTCTGAGTAATTCAGCCCAGAAAACCCCAAAAAGCAGCTTTCAGCCTGCTGTCCACCTggagaaatgtgttatttgaCCAATCTGgacaagaaacacaacacaatatgtCGAACTACCCCTTTTAACACAATTCATccactcttctcctccacctgctcaatCCTCTTGGAATAAGAGCAGAGGAGTATCTGAAATGGCTCATGGCCGGGTTTCACCTGCTCTACCGCTTGTTGTGAAGCATCGAACGGCTCTTTCACCACTTTCCAAACCCCTTGTCCCCCCTCGCGGCCCGATTACGGCGCGAGATTTCCAGAGCGACGCTCCCGTCGACGGGCTGATGACTGATAAACTCGGCTCATTTGTTGTCGCCTGCCAATGTAACAGCTTGGATTACAgggataaacaaacagaaaaataaataataagcgACTCATCACAGCTCAGCCGTGGGCGGCTTTGGAGGAGGCGATGCTGGACGCGGCACAAAGAGGAGACAAGTCATCGGGAGGGCCTCGGCAATTGAAGCACAAAACTGTTTTACATCAGCTTCATTGGCAGCACCGTGTGACCATGGGACCGACGTGATGAGGAAATCACACACGGGAAAATGTAGCAGACAGAGATCAAAAAGAATTAGTCTCGCATTCGCTCTCTCTGTTGAAAACTTGAATTTCTCTCAGTTTTGCCATTGTCCAAACAGGTAAGCACTTTTCTTTTCGGGTACACATGCATAAAGCAGCGTGAGAGTTGAGAGTCTTAAACACTTATATTTACTCTATCATCTTAAATACTTTTAggtatttttaatgtttaatggcCAATTTTCACAAACATGAGACCGATATCAATCTTCTTATCTAACTCTGCCAAACCTATTGAGAGGCTGTCGCTCGCTGTATCTTTAAGTTTTTAACAATCCTCTTGTCTCATCCCATCATTATCTTCCAGTAACTTTGTCAAAACACGACGAGTTCTACTGCTTTGTTCGCAGTCGACAACAACGTAACGGTACGTAAGAAGCCTCCCTTCTCTACATAGAAAATATATACACCACCTTTTGACTAGACTAAcgacaacacgttcacaaactCCTTTTACTTAAAAGTGACGTTTGGTCTTTTCTTTGTCACGTCTTTTTATTTTACCGAAACCCGTGAAGAGTGTGAGCGACGCAACACAAACGGCATGCAGGGGTCAAAGACCCCGACGGGAAACTGAGCTCgcttttcaattttttttgttgttgttttcttcacagcaGAGCGTAGACGTGCGAAATCAAAAGAAACGACGCCAGAGGAAGAGCCATCAGagacggagggatggagagaggaagagatggacTCGCGCTGAAGCAGCTTGTTGAGTCGTGGCCGGTGGGACTCGCGGGTCGGAGGTCCCCacgaggggtgtgtgtgtgtgtctgtgggtcaggaaagtgtgagtgtgagttgtGTCCGAttgcttttgtgtctgtgtgcttatACCAAGTGtgccattgtgtgtttttatatatcttCTCTAAATCTGAACATCCATGTATACAAACATCTTTTCATGGTGGcacatgtgcttgtgtgtatatatgtgtgtgtgtgtgtcagagtgaggACTCGTACTGTAACAGTTCATACAGTAGGGGTCCATCACGGTAGCGAATGCCCACGGCAGCTGGCGTTATGTACTGCAGGATGTTTATAGTCCTCCGCAGGCGCCTGTCTACGTAGTGGGCGTCCCACGCCGGGTAACGCTTCCTCGGCATGTCGATCTTTATGAGCGGCCCTCCTGGCTTGGACGTGGGGGGCGCCGACCTCACCTGGAACACGGGAAGACACGTCCCGGCCACGTCCTCTTCCGTCTGGGACTTGGTCATGTGGGCTGGGGTGGGCGGGGCGGTTGGCGGGGCCGACGGGGGCAGAGGGAGACCCCAGAGCAGCTGGGCGCAGCAGGTGGAGGCGGGGCTCGGCTGCATGTGGGCAGTGGCCGGGTGGAGGAAGCCGTAGTACAGCATCATGACCAGGACCCCCCCGGCGAACGTCAGGTAGACGCTGCACAGTGCGGGGAAGGCGTAGGAGTCGGTCAACACCGGATCCCTGTAGGCGTACCTGCAGGGGGTTGGAACACAAGGGTTAAAactcctttgtgtgtgtgtgtgtgtgtgtgtgtactctgtATACactcttgtgtgttttggccAAATGCTCCACAATACTTGGTACCTTTATAAAAAGCTGAGTTTCCTATTTTGGGGAAAACTACAACAGTATTTTGGGGAAAACTACACAAAAGGAGTAAACTGGTTCAGGTCTTTCTCAGATTCTCTTTGGACTCACCACAGCCCAGTGAGGATGGTGTTCTCCGCCAACACCACGGTGTAGTACGCCACCATCCTGTACCGCGTCTGGCCCTCCTTCACGTTAAACCAGCAGAAGATGTACACGATGCCGACCACCATGTTGAAGAGCACCTCCTCCCATTTGGACATGCAGAAGTCGGTGCCGCCGTGCACCACCCAGAAGGCCATGGCGCACCAGTGGAGCACCACGAAGATCCCGAAGTAGATGTGGAAGAGGGAGGCGAAGAGGGCGAGCGAGAGGACGCGGGACGAGATGGTGAAGAGGCGCCAGAAGAGGTGCAGCAGCGCCCCGCGGTAGCTCATGCCACGCTGGTCGTCCCGAGAGTCGCGCAGGAGTTTGTGGTAGGAGGCCAGGACCCAGGcgagagacaggagggaggcCAGGGAGGAGATGCCTACAGAGACGGAGCAGGGTTACAAGAGGAAGatttaaagaaagagaacagaggCGGATGATtaacattcttctttttcttttcaatcaatCAGAGCAAAGTCGAGTCATGATTTCAAGGTACCAAAATATATATTGAGTCATTGGGGGTGTGATGATTTGAGCACTAAGTAAGAGGCAGAGTCTGACGCACCAGAAACATTTGACACATAATGGTATGAgtctaaaataaaaagtgtccCAGCTCCTGTGTGCATCCACCCCCTGCACTAGTCACATATTAGCATTGGATTAGAAGGTGTCCCGAACCTCCACTGATGGGGATGAATAACACCAGTGGGTGGCAGCCTGATACATCGCCTGCATGAATAAGGAGGAGGCTGACGGACTTTGCTTAGCACATCCCCCGATCACTTCTGATTGTGCTCGACTACCTGAACAACCACCACTGTGTGAGAACCCACAGCCGCACCATCTGCAGCCACAAATGACTGAGAACCAATGTGTGCAAATTGCTAATTACTGCTTGTGcagctgtttatttgtgtgcgCTCTGTgggtgttgtgtttgtgaatgtggcAGGAAGCGGGTCGCCCCCCCGGCTTCTCAGACGCCGGGCTCCACCTACACTGCAGCGTCTCGGCCCGGTTCTCCTGGATCATGATGCACAGCTGCAGGACCAGCTGAGGCGCCGACTCCAGGAAGGTCTCGAGCAGCCGCAGCATGTTGACGTCCGCGTACTCGAACATCATGGCCCAGTACCACCGCCGCTGGTACTCCTTCTGCCGCCGGGACATGATGCCCAGGTACAGGGTCCTGATGTACCTGTACGGGGTCGGAGGGGAGAGCGTTGATGACAGATATTCAATCTTACTGTTTTCATCCTCAATGACACTTTTCAGGCTCATATCAATTTGTCAGTGGATAGAAAATGAAGCTATTTTGATAACTGATTAAACGTTTAATTCATTTACACAAACTATCAAATATTCCCTGGTTCCTGCCCCtcaaataatatataatgatcATTTTCTTATAAAGATCAATcaggaaaataatgaataatgaaaattatCAATCAAAAATGCAAATAGTTAAGTAACAGGAAGATAAACTGTTGGCTTGTAAATTATAAttgatgaaacaaacaaatctaaaaCCTATAATTAAAACCATACTGAACTTCCATTTTAAATGCGTCCAGGTTCTATTAATATAGAAACGCTTGGTGAGCAAACAGCCGTGAGAAGATTCTGATCCATACATACTGAGTGGATCTCTAGAAGTACAGCACATGTGGGTGGGATGTGGGCAGCGATTTCAATTAAAAGTGCCTGAGGGCTTTTGCAGAgaaggtgtgtgcatgtgtgtgtgtgcatgtgtgtgtgcatgtgtgtgtgtgcatgggctCTTAATGaaaatcctcctccttctccccagTGTGTGCATCACTACTGTACAGTGGGGGTCTCCATGTACGTGCGTTCCTGGGTGTCATCGAGTGCGTGCGTTCCTGCGCTCCTACATTATGCATGTTTCTGTATGTACGCCCATTACAGCCATCTGGCTTGAAACATACCATCTTAATTCACATTTCATAAATAATGCAGCATCTGTAGGAAAAACGCTTACACGTGCATGTAGGAACCGTTTAGAGCTGGTTTCATGGATTTTGCAGCTTTAAAACGAGAGAAAGGCCAAACTGCAGTTTGTCCTTGACTGGGGAACAGTGAAGGGTAAACAAGCAGCACGTTTTGTTTAGCGTTTTTTAACCGCGTGAACAGGAAGTGCTCCCAGTTGCGTTCAAGAGGAGGGTTGAATCTTTCCTGTGCGGCGTGGCAGGCGAACGCGATGGCCTTTAAACATCTCGGcgtggagggatgtggtttgAAAACCCCGTGTACCGAATACAGTAGATCTTCCTCCCCCCACCACTCTCACTCCTTCCCTCACTCCTCTTGctcctttttcctctcccctccccccatTCCCTCCGACTGTGCATGTGcaacctctctccctcttcctcctcctcatcctcctcctcctcatcctcctcctcctcctcctgctcctccatcctCACCCCTCCTTTCCTCCACAGCCGCTCCATCTCTAAGCAATCTGTCTCAATCAGGCCATATACCATTTCCTTTGCGACaacaccacccccaccaccaccagccgtacctccctcctccctcttcttctcctccttcctccttccccctttctcctccacttccttcagGTGGGAGAGTCCATTCCGCAGGCCGAGGGGggtgttgtgatgatgatgactgggTGGGGTGGATGGACGTAGATGAGagatgcgagtgtgtgtgtgtgggggagatgTTTTAACCCTACAACCACAGAGGGACCGAAGTGGATAAGTGTAGCAGGCACAGCgggatgtaaacacacacacacacacacacacacacacacacacacacacacacacacacacacacacacacacacacacacacacacacacacacacacacacacacacacacacacacacacacactgtactctCCCTGCTGCCTGCCCAGAGGCAAGTGGACACCATTAAGGAGTCTTCTCGGAGAGAGTGCTGGGGAGGGAGAATCTCTGTCCTTGGTTTAGAGGCTGAAGACAagcaggcgcacacacactaCTACTGCCTTCACTACTAGTAATGTAGTACTactacacacacctgcacaagcaaacacacacaatatatcaCACGGGGAGCGAGGAAGGCAAGGAATCTCAATTCGCAGTAGAatgaagcgtgtgtgtgtttctgttttctcccGCCAGAGCTTTTAGCACTACAATTAGCACCCTCCCTGGTCcaactgtgtgtatatgtgtgtgtgtgtgtgtgtgtgagagagagagagagagatggagatgtgTTGCCAGAAGCGCAGATGCTTTTCCTCCATGTACTCTCTACATGCGAGCTGACACTCATGGGAAGAGCCGTGACACCGTTTTTcccacagtctcacacacacacacacacacacacacacacacacacacacacacacacacacacacacacacacacacacacacacacacacacacacacacagatttctgttTTACATCCACATCCAGATCATTGACTAAGacgctgtccatggtgctggaAATTGACAGCattgctaacacacacacacacactggatgtgTCTGTCGTCTTtaacgtcacacacacacacacacacacacacactgatcgcttacacacacacacacacacacacacacacacacacacacacacacacacagattcccaATCCACCACCCAGATCCCTGACTGAGACGCTGTCCAAGGTGCTGACATGTCTAACTTTACCTTTAACACATCGAGCTGAACATAAAGAGTTCACCTGTCACCATCTCAGTCATAATGTCAACTTTTCATGAAAACTGTCAGGAAACTcttggaagtgtgtgtgtgtgtgtgtgtgtgtgtgtgtgtgtgtgttgtctgtcctcctcagtgtctgtgtgtcagtccCAGATAGTGTGTGAAGTGCTGGGGAGgtcatcctctctcctcctctcctgcctgtcAGGATGGAGCagcccttctcctcctctgctcacaTTGAGCAgacacccctccctccccctgccAGCAGcgtgaagagtgtgtgtgtccgtgtgtgaggggaaatgagtgtgtgtgtgttaaagggaGTGTGGTGTTAGGTGaggttcaggtgtgtgttgttgttgttgtgcccCCCCTACCTCCACACTTGTCCCAGCTGGAGGATGTGTATGATGGCCTGCCACAGCCAGATGGTGGCCAGCTGCAGGCGGTCCCTGCCGGGGTACAGGCACCCCAGAGCCACCGCGCCCCTCTTGCtcagcccctccacctccccgAGCCCCCCGCCCGTGTAGTCCTGCACGAACCAGCGGAAGCTCAGGGTCTGGACCAGCACCGACGGCACCAGCACGAAGAAGAGAGTGAGGCCGAACCAGAGGTAGTCCTGCCGGCGGTAGTAGTCCGCCGCCAGGCACAGGTCCGTGCCAACGTCCcagaagaagacgaggagggCGAGGATGATCCAGAGGCAGTCCAGCCACAGCTGCTCCCGGGGCGGGCAGTGAGACTCCCGGATACCGAGCCCTCCGGGGGGCTGGCCCCCGCCGAGCAGGGAGCCGAGGCAGGCGGAGCGGCAGCCCCAGTAGCAGGCGGAGGTGCGGCAGCACTGGCAGATGTGGATCGCGGCGGAGTCCAGCGGCTCCTCGCCGTCAACATCGTACAGCTGCGCGAAACCGCCGCCGACCCCGGCTTTGCCGCCGTCCGACTGCGCGGCCATGTTCCCCTTCCCGCTCCTGCCCTCCTGCGAAATGCACGACAACCGCACCGTGGTGCTTTCTCGCGGGGCGCGGACACCACGTCACTTCCCACAAGCCCGCTGCCCCGCTCCCTGCTCACGCGCCGCGGCGACTGCTGTGACTCGTTCTCGCCCGGGGCGCGAGGAGCCATCAGAGCCGGCGGCCGCGCGAAGGCGGCTCCGCTTCTTCCGCGTCCGGTCGAGGCTCCGCCACCGGGCGCTCGTGGGCAGC from Hippoglossus stenolepis isolate QCI-W04-F060 chromosome 24, HSTE1.2, whole genome shotgun sequence encodes the following:
- the xkr6a gene encoding XK-related protein 6 produces the protein MAAQSDGGKAGVGGGFAQLYDVDGEEPLDSAAIHICQCCRTSACYWGCRSACLGSLLGGGQPPGGLGIRESHCPPREQLWLDCLWIILALLVFFWDVGTDLCLAADYYRRQDYLWFGLTLFFVLVPSVLVQTLSFRWFVQDYTGGGLGEVEGLSKRGAVALGCLYPGRDRLQLATIWLWQAIIHILQLGQVWRYIRTLYLGIMSRRQKEYQRRWYWAMMFEYADVNMLRLLETFLESAPQLVLQLCIMIQENRAETLQCISSLASLLSLAWVLASYHKLLRDSRDDQRGMSYRGALLHLFWRLFTISSRVLSLALFASLFHIYFGIFVVLHWCAMAFWVVHGGTDFCMSKWEEVLFNMVVGIVYIFCWFNVKEGQTRYRMVAYYTVVLAENTILTGLWYAYRDPVLTDSYAFPALCSVYLTFAGGVLVMMLYYGFLHPATAHMQPSPASTCCAQLLWGLPLPPSAPPTAPPTPAHMTKSQTEEDVAGTCLPVFQVRSAPPTSKPGGPLIKIDMPRKRYPAWDAHYVDRRLRRTINILQYITPAAVGIRYRDGPLLYELLQYESSL